TGCTCATTATAGCGTGAGCGATGCGCCCAGGCTTCGATGTGAAGCGTGATGGACGTCCGCCCGATGGATTCGATTTCGGTGTAGATCGACAATGTATCGCCGATTTTCACAGGCGACACGAATGCCATTTCCTTGACGGCCACCGTGACGACGCGGCCGCGTGCTTGTTCAGCTGCTCGGATACCGCTCGCGAGGTCCATCTGTGCCATCACCCAACCGCCGAAGATGTCGCCAGCGGGATTGGCATCCCCAGGCATGGCGAGCGTGCGCAAGGTCAATTCACCCCTGGGGCTCGGACTACCAGTCATACGGGTTCCCATTCTGGTTTTTCAGGGCCGGGAGTGGCCATTGCCCTCAGCGCCAACCCAAGCCGGGGGCGACATGTTTTAGGATGGATTCGATGACGTGCGCGTTGTAGTCCACCCCGAGTTGGTTGGGGACTGTCAGTAGTATGGTATCGGCCTCCCGAAGCGCCTCATCGGCCTCCAGCTGCTTTATGAGGAGGTCAGGCGCTGCGGTATAGCTTCGCCCGAAAATCGCTCGGGTCTGCTCATCGATGAAGCCGATCGAGTCTTCGGAGTCCGACTGCCTTCCGAAGTAGGAGCGGTCGCGCTCCGTTATAAGAGGAAAGATGCTTCTGCTAACAGAGACACGAGCCTCACGTTCATGCCCCGCTGCTTTCCATGCCTCGCGAAATACTCGGATTTGCTCAGCCTGCTGCACGTGAAATGGGCGCCCGTTTTCATCC
The nucleotide sequence above comes from Ensifer adhaerens. Encoded proteins:
- a CDS encoding acyl-CoA thioesterase, with the translated sequence MTGSPSPRGELTLRTLAMPGDANPAGDIFGGWVMAQMDLASGIRAAEQARGRVVTVAVKEMAFVSPVKIGDTLSIYTEIESIGRTSITLHIEAWAHRSRYNEQEKVTAATFVMVALDETGNPKPVPNA